Below is a window of Veillonella rodentium DNA.
TCTATTGGATAGGCCTGATACCGGTCATTTTGTACCGGCTCGCTTTTGAAGACGGATTTTATGAGCGCATTAAACAGAGTGCGGGCTATATGCCTGCATCATTATTAAAAAAAATAGAAGGACGCCGTGCGATTTGGATTCACGCCGCATCTGTCGGTGAAATCGTGGCTACCAGTCCGCTGGTAAAAGAAGTGAAAAAAGAGTTCCCTGAGGCCGTCGTTGTTGTATCCGTAGTTACGGCTACAGGCCATGCAATGGCACACCGCATTATTCCGGAAGCGGAAGGAATTATCTTTTTCCCTCTTGATCTGCCATATTTGACCCGTAAGATTTTACATATTATCAAACCTATTACGATTTTATTGGTGGAAACCGAAATTTGGCCGAACTTTTTACGAATCGCTCAATCTGAAAATATACCTGTTATGATGGTAAATGGTCGTATTTCGGATCGCAGTATGAAGCGATATCGCTATATCAGTGCTTTCACACGGGAAATGCTGCGGTCTATCGAACGATTCTGCATGCAATCTAAATTTGATGCAGCGTATATCGCACGACTTGGCGCTAATAAAGCGGATATTACCGTGACGGGCAATATGAAGTATGATCAGACATATGCCACCGTGTCCAGTGAAGAGAAGCAGCAACTGCTTGATGAATTCGGATTTGGAAATAATCACCCGATTATTGTCGCGGGCAGTACCCATAAGGGCGAAGAGGAGGCTATTTTTGAAACCTTTACACAGGTCTTGCAGGAGTACCCTCAAGCACGTTTATTGATTGCGCCGCGTGAAATTTATCGTGGCCATGATGTACAAAGCCTTGCGAAACGCTATAAACTGAATGCCATTTGTCGCAGTGATATGACTGAGCCCGTACATGAAGGTATTCCCGTGGTTGTTCTCGACACGATCGGTGAACTCGGGCGTCTTTACAGTTTAGGGGATATTATATTTGTGGGTGGTTCGCTGGTGCGAACCGGCGGACATAATATATTGGAACCGGCTGCTCACGGTAAGCCTATTCTGGTAGGCCCTCATATGTTCAACTTTAAAGAAATCTTTTCGCTCCTTAATTCGCGAGGGGCTTGTGAACAGGTAAAAAACGGTAAAGAATTGACCGAGATGGTCTTGCGCCTTTGCAACGACAAAGCCTTGGCTGAAGAGATGGGCGAACATTGTCTGGAAATTATTAGAGAAAATCGCGGAGCTACACGACGTAATACTCAAGAGTTGCGCCAGTTATTTGAAGCACATCATATCATTCCATAATAGGAAGGAGAGACTCTTATGAGTGGGGAAGAAT
It encodes the following:
- a CDS encoding 3-deoxy-D-manno-octulosonic acid transferase, coding for MYWIYNVLLIFYWIGLIPVILYRLAFEDGFYERIKQSAGYMPASLLKKIEGRRAIWIHAASVGEIVATSPLVKEVKKEFPEAVVVVSVVTATGHAMAHRIIPEAEGIIFFPLDLPYLTRKILHIIKPITILLVETEIWPNFLRIAQSENIPVMMVNGRISDRSMKRYRYISAFTREMLRSIERFCMQSKFDAAYIARLGANKADITVTGNMKYDQTYATVSSEEKQQLLDEFGFGNNHPIIVAGSTHKGEEEAIFETFTQVLQEYPQARLLIAPREIYRGHDVQSLAKRYKLNAICRSDMTEPVHEGIPVVVLDTIGELGRLYSLGDIIFVGGSLVRTGGHNILEPAAHGKPILVGPHMFNFKEIFSLLNSRGACEQVKNGKELTEMVLRLCNDKALAEEMGEHCLEIIRENRGATRRNTQELRQLFEAHHIIP